The following coding sequences lie in one Sedimentibacter sp. MB35-C1 genomic window:
- a CDS encoding xanthine dehydrogenase family protein molybdopterin-binding subunit, with protein sequence MTVLGNSILKKEAWDKVTGAAKYNVDEVVKNIFHAKMLCSTCAHAKIKSIDISQALIEPGVKSILTGNDCEILFGELIDDRPPIAKDKVRYYGEPVALVVADCDQTAMRAANLIKIEYEQLPVVNSVSEATKENATLIHENLTDYTFESKYVYPQKNTNISHIVKIRKGDVNKGWLESKVVVEGSFTESQADHAAMEVRNARAEILPDGTVLINTSTQTPFTVKKYISKYFKLEESKVVVHTPLVGGAFGGKACVQLEILAYLASRSVDGRPVKISNSREEDIATSPCKMGAEVKIRLGADNNGKLKAAEMTYLVDGGAYSNISPRLAKAIAVDCSGPYAIENLSCDAMSIYTNHSYSTSFRGFSHASHAFCLERLMDKLALKLGMDPIQLRINNAITVGKTSPTQVKITKSNSGDLVSCLEKLKQIMNWQEGNKIELDNGKVRTKGISCFWKTSDSPTDASSGVLLTFNSDGSINLNCGVVEIGPGSKTTLAQILAEKMKMPINKINVVMNINTQTSPTHWKTVASMSTYMAGSAVLRAAEDLIMQLKKAAAVALKCSSEDLDVGNMRVFLNEDPTTYISFKDLVYGFQYDNGNTVGGHIFGRGSFVMSRLTHLDPATGIGKAAPSWTLGAQAVEIEYDKTECTYRFVKAATVIDVGKLINPKSAMGLLMGGMNMGLGIGSREEFLYDKNGIMQSTSFRTYKMMRYGENPEYVVDFVETPDLSAPYGARGVAEHGIIGIPGALGNAISLAADIDVDKLPITPEYIWRKKTGGKNDTY encoded by the coding sequence TTGACGGTTTTAGGCAATAGCATTCTTAAAAAAGAAGCCTGGGATAAAGTAACCGGGGCAGCGAAATATAACGTGGATGAAGTTGTTAAAAATATTTTTCATGCGAAGATGTTATGTAGTACATGTGCACATGCTAAAATTAAATCCATTGATATTTCTCAGGCATTAATAGAGCCTGGTGTCAAATCTATTTTAACAGGAAATGATTGCGAAATTTTATTTGGTGAACTCATCGATGACAGACCTCCTATTGCAAAAGATAAAGTTAGATACTACGGGGAACCGGTTGCTTTAGTAGTGGCAGATTGTGATCAAACTGCAATGCGAGCAGCAAACTTAATAAAAATTGAATATGAACAACTACCTGTTGTGAATTCAGTTTCTGAAGCAACAAAAGAAAACGCTACATTAATTCATGAAAATTTAACAGATTATACATTTGAATCTAAATATGTATATCCACAAAAAAACACCAATATTTCACACATTGTAAAAATTAGAAAAGGTGATGTAAATAAGGGATGGCTGGAGAGCAAAGTCGTTGTGGAAGGAAGCTTTACAGAGTCGCAAGCGGATCATGCTGCCATGGAAGTAAGAAATGCAAGAGCTGAAATATTGCCAGATGGAACAGTTCTAATCAATACTTCGACACAAACTCCTTTTACTGTAAAAAAATACATAAGCAAATATTTTAAGCTAGAAGAAAGCAAAGTGGTTGTACACACCCCCCTTGTAGGTGGCGCTTTTGGAGGAAAAGCATGTGTTCAATTAGAAATTTTAGCATATCTTGCTTCACGGTCAGTTGATGGAAGACCAGTAAAAATTTCAAACAGCCGTGAAGAAGATATTGCTACTTCACCATGTAAAATGGGAGCTGAAGTTAAAATTAGGCTTGGAGCTGACAATAATGGAAAGTTAAAGGCTGCAGAAATGACTTATTTAGTTGATGGCGGAGCCTATTCCAACATATCTCCACGTTTAGCAAAGGCTATTGCAGTTGATTGTTCTGGACCTTACGCAATAGAAAATTTATCATGTGATGCCATGAGCATTTATACAAATCATAGTTATTCCACATCATTTAGAGGTTTTAGCCACGCGAGCCACGCTTTTTGTTTAGAAAGATTGATGGATAAATTAGCACTCAAACTAGGCATGGACCCTATTCAGTTAAGAATAAATAATGCTATAACTGTAGGCAAGACTTCACCAACACAGGTAAAAATAACTAAAAGCAATTCCGGCGACCTTGTTTCGTGTTTAGAAAAACTTAAACAGATTATGAATTGGCAGGAAGGAAACAAAATTGAATTAGACAATGGAAAAGTTAGAACTAAGGGCATCAGTTGCTTTTGGAAAACATCTGATTCACCCACTGATGCATCCTCAGGCGTTTTGCTCACCTTTAATTCTGATGGAAGTATCAATTTGAACTGTGGTGTTGTTGAAATAGGCCCCGGTTCAAAAACAACATTAGCTCAAATTCTAGCAGAAAAAATGAAAATGCCTATAAATAAAATTAATGTAGTTATGAATATAAATACTCAAACAAGTCCTACACATTGGAAAACAGTGGCGAGCATGAGCACCTATATGGCAGGAAGCGCAGTATTAAGAGCTGCTGAAGACTTAATCATGCAGTTAAAAAAAGCTGCTGCAGTTGCACTCAAATGTTCTTCGGAGGATTTAGATGTTGGCAATATGAGAGTATTTTTAAACGAAGATCCTACAACATATATATCATTCAAAGATTTAGTTTATGGATTTCAATATGACAACGGAAATACAGTTGGTGGTCATATATTTGGAAGAGGAAGTTTTGTTATGAGCAGACTTACACATCTTGATCCTGCTACCGGGATAGGTAAAGCAGCTCCTTCTTGGACACTTGGCGCTCAAGCAGTTGAAATTGAATATGATAAAACAGAATGCACATATAGATTTGTTAAAGCTGCAACTGTAATTGATGTAGGTAAACTTATAAATCCAAAATCAGCTATGGGTCTTTTAATGGGCGGTATGAACATGGGACTTGGAATAGGAAGCAGAGAAGAGTTTTTATACGATAAAAATGGTATCATGCAAAGTACAAGTTTTAGAACATATAAGATGATGAGATACGGAGAGAATCCTGAATATGTTGTTGATTTTGTAGAAACACCTGATTTATCAGCGCCATATGGTGCAAGAGGAGTAGCTGAACATGGCATCATTGGAATTCCTGGTGCATTAGGAAATGCCATATCCTTAGCAGCTGATATCGATGTTGACAAACTACCTATAACACCGGAATACATTTGGAGAAAAAAAACAGGAGGCAAAAATGATACCTACTAA
- a CDS encoding YIEGIA domain-containing protein, whose product MKEEIISQQQLIFIGTAVIMGSLARILTIIQDYRQYPSYPNGYLLNLVSGIVAAGLGAVVVPAFLTKNYSAITFLTLGIQHFRDIRKLEKESLKDVDSSEYAKRGDAYIDGISKTYEARNYFALLVSLITGITMHVVNSKVIWVNIVIGVIAGAITFLILRRFSKGHNVGDLADVKIGKIEVRNSELYVDNIFVTNLLGTDNSRKLVQSEGIGAVITPKKEHFRITLDNYGQRQAILFEVCRRLGVKRYNFIRKQFSTGKIALAIVPIIRDKGAFVDTIKQTPILENVKKNPELIKDPLEDK is encoded by the coding sequence ATGAAAGAAGAAATTATATCTCAGCAGCAACTTATTTTTATAGGTACTGCTGTCATTATGGGGAGTTTAGCAAGGATATTAACCATAATACAAGATTATAGGCAATACCCAAGTTATCCTAATGGTTATTTATTAAATTTAGTTTCAGGAATAGTTGCTGCAGGTTTAGGAGCTGTTGTCGTTCCTGCTTTTCTAACTAAGAATTATTCAGCTATTACTTTTTTAACATTGGGTATCCAGCATTTTAGGGACATTAGGAAATTAGAAAAAGAGAGTTTAAAAGATGTTGATAGCTCTGAATATGCTAAAAGAGGTGATGCTTACATAGATGGTATTTCGAAAACATATGAAGCAAGAAATTATTTTGCTCTATTAGTATCTTTAATTACTGGAATAACCATGCATGTCGTTAACAGCAAAGTAATATGGGTGAATATTGTAATTGGTGTAATAGCCGGTGCAATAACATTCTTAATTTTAAGAAGATTTTCAAAAGGACATAATGTTGGTGATCTCGCAGATGTTAAAATCGGTAAAATTGAAGTTAGAAATTCTGAACTTTACGTGGATAATATATTTGTTACTAATTTATTAGGAACTGATAATTCAAGAAAATTAGTACAATCTGAAGGTATTGGTGCTGTAATAACTCCAAAAAAAGAACATTTCCGAATCACTTTAGATAATTATGGCCAAAGGCAGGCAATACTTTTTGAAGTTTGTAGAAGACTTGGTGTTAAAAGATATAACTTCATAAGGAAACAATTTAGTACAGGTAAAATTGCTTTAGCCATAGTGCCAATTATAAGAGATAAAGGTGCTTTTGTTGATACAATAAAACAAACGCCAATTTTAGAAAATGTCAAAAAGAATCCTGAACTAATAAAAGATCCGCTTGAAGATAAATAA
- a CDS encoding alpha/beta-type small acid-soluble spore protein → MSSNNNGNNRVKVPEAKQALNQMKLEIANELGLSDYDKIDKGNLTSRQNGYVGGYMVRNLVELAQKQMAGQNGTQIK, encoded by the coding sequence ATGTCATCAAATAATAATGGTAACAACAGAGTGAAAGTTCCAGAAGCGAAACAGGCTTTAAATCAAATGAAGTTAGAAATAGCTAATGAATTAGGCTTAAGTGATTATGATAAGATTGACAAAGGAAACTTGACATCTAGACAGAATGGCTATGTTGGTGGATACATGGTAAGAAATTTAGTAGAATTGGCCCAAAAACAGATGGCAGGTCAAAACGGTACACAAATTAAATAA
- a CDS encoding DJ-1/PfpI family protein: MNKILVFIFDGMTDYEITFITHLLSADAGKKIITISYENKIIKGSSGFLYKPLKLITDVKYEDVEGLIIPGGWYGDSKPELIELINNLNSKGKLIGGICGAGTVFLAKSGILKNVKYTSPVVEWTQKHIEAFGEEDPFPRENFVWERVVKDKNIITAQGIAFIDFAIEICDWFNLFKNKEEKNNFAKHIKGT; the protein is encoded by the coding sequence ATGAATAAAATATTAGTGTTTATTTTTGACGGAATGACAGATTATGAAATAACATTTATTACCCACTTATTGAGTGCAGATGCTGGTAAAAAAATAATTACAATTTCGTATGAAAATAAAATTATTAAAGGCAGCTCTGGTTTTTTATATAAGCCGTTAAAATTAATAACAGATGTAAAATATGAGGATGTAGAAGGTTTGATAATTCCAGGTGGGTGGTATGGAGATTCTAAACCTGAATTAATAGAACTAATAAATAACCTGAATTCAAAAGGGAAATTAATAGGTGGCATTTGTGGTGCTGGAACAGTATTTTTAGCAAAGTCAGGTATCCTGAAAAATGTTAAATATACTTCGCCCGTTGTAGAATGGACGCAAAAACATATTGAGGCATTTGGAGAAGAAGACCCCTTCCCAAGAGAAAATTTTGTTTGGGAAAGGGTTGTAAAAGATAAAAACATTATAACTGCTCAAGGAATAGCTTTTATCGACTTTGCAATAGAAATATGCGATTGGTTTAATTTATTTAAAAATAAAGAAGAAAAAAATAACTTTGCTAAGCATATCAAGGGAACATAA
- a CDS encoding cyclase family protein: MKVIDLTRTISESMPVYPGTEGPKLKIANTYEKDGFKETLITMFSHTGTHMDAPVHLFSHRTTLDTFPIEQFVGKGIVIDCSDLREGQRITMSYINDVKEKADQAEYILFHTGWDKYWGTSSYFGEYPYITEEVAEYLIHNNKKGIGLDVIGLDPISDENLTLHRKLFSETDIVVIENLARLGDVGNEIFTFCALPLKYENADGAPIRAVAILSE, encoded by the coding sequence ATGAAAGTTATTGATTTAACACGCACAATTTCTGAAAGTATGCCGGTTTATCCGGGAACAGAAGGACCAAAATTAAAAATTGCAAACACTTATGAAAAAGACGGTTTTAAAGAAACTTTAATTACAATGTTTTCACATACAGGAACTCACATGGATGCACCAGTGCATTTATTTTCCCACAGAACTACGTTGGACACTTTTCCCATAGAACAATTTGTCGGCAAAGGAATAGTTATTGATTGCAGTGATTTGAGAGAAGGCCAAAGAATTACTATGAGTTACATTAATGATGTAAAAGAAAAAGCAGATCAGGCAGAATATATTTTATTCCATACAGGTTGGGATAAGTATTGGGGGACAAGTTCTTATTTTGGAGAATATCCATATATAACAGAAGAAGTAGCAGAATATTTAATACATAATAATAAAAAAGGAATCGGATTAGATGTAATAGGATTAGACCCTATCTCAGATGAGAATTTGACACTCCATCGAAAACTTTTCTCTGAAACTGATATAGTCGTTATAGAAAATCTTGCTCGCTTAGGTGATGTGGGAAATGAAATCTTCACATTCTGCGCTCTTCCGCTTAAATACGAAAATGCAGATGGAGCGCCTATTAGGGCAGTTGCTATTCTAAGTGAGTAG
- a CDS encoding ATP-binding protein produces MTKINKKIVYSIMAFTVLVILIAVNQIIINNYDLSVYEYIEYSLPLTEREVNFLSEKETLYFSSDKNAPPFAYIDNNSGQYKGLVLDYVNALSIELEADIEFLPKTWGDVAPSVIEGSSDMCDIFPSDERKKNFIFSEPIYRLRAVVMTGDSSNISVPADLSGCRVAVPSGDYAVEYIRNNIPGVEVVEVADLLESIKLFDKGSVDAVVGDEPVLLYFLNQLDMKDSINILDTVLYDSQVSIGVNKSNPLLAKIINKGILSLKKKNYVQKIQQKWFGISAPIMEHRVPARLMLILTAVISGLILIFSVMLLWSYTLKLQVIKRTEELNKSRNNLQMTVDALSSFLICVDSEDRITSANKSFCEYVNISSSSMHGQYYKNIPLLSNIGIKTSSVKNNEFSFLGKYYLYSLLEMNYKECSYLIVIEDITDQKISQQQVLQQNKMIALGQLAAGVAHEIRNPLGLIQNYCYILKTYVMTSNPVAKDSIEVIESSVERMDGIVNNLLNFSRSGNGKLSCIDIKKFINDITSMENKFRLKSNITVSINCSKDIKFLTIEESMKHIFLNLFSNAADAMPDGGKIIIDCVMEEDYLYVDFSDAGCGISDESIERIFNPFFTTKSSGHGTGLGLYIVYNEVQKLGGEIRVESHMGKGTVFKMKFPVVKEMRENV; encoded by the coding sequence ATGACAAAGATAAATAAAAAAATAGTGTACTCTATTATGGCTTTTACAGTTCTAGTAATCCTTATTGCCGTAAATCAGATTATAATAAACAATTATGACTTGAGTGTGTATGAGTACATAGAGTATTCACTTCCTTTAACTGAAAGGGAAGTCAATTTTTTGTCTGAAAAAGAGACCCTATATTTTTCATCTGACAAGAATGCTCCGCCTTTTGCATATATAGATAATAATAGCGGACAGTACAAAGGACTTGTTCTTGATTATGTTAATGCACTTTCAATAGAACTTGAAGCAGATATAGAATTTTTGCCCAAAACATGGGGAGATGTAGCTCCCAGCGTGATTGAAGGCAGTTCGGATATGTGTGATATATTTCCCAGCGACGAGAGAAAGAAAAACTTTATATTTTCTGAGCCTATTTACAGGCTGAGAGCTGTTGTTATGACTGGAGATTCAAGCAATATATCAGTACCGGCTGATTTGTCGGGATGCAGGGTGGCAGTTCCATCTGGCGACTATGCAGTTGAATATATTAGAAACAATATACCTGGCGTTGAAGTAGTAGAAGTAGCAGACCTGCTTGAGTCTATAAAACTTTTCGATAAGGGAAGTGTTGATGCCGTAGTAGGAGATGAACCGGTATTACTTTATTTTTTGAATCAGCTGGATATGAAGGACAGTATTAATATTTTGGACACAGTTTTGTATGATAGCCAGGTAAGTATTGGTGTTAATAAGTCTAACCCTTTACTGGCTAAGATAATTAATAAGGGGATATTGAGTCTAAAGAAGAAAAACTATGTTCAAAAAATACAGCAGAAATGGTTTGGAATTTCAGCCCCTATAATGGAACACAGGGTTCCTGCCAGACTGATGCTGATACTTACTGCAGTTATAAGCGGGCTTATATTGATTTTTTCTGTAATGCTTTTATGGAGCTACACATTAAAATTGCAAGTAATAAAGCGGACAGAGGAATTAAATAAAAGCAGAAACAATCTGCAAATGACAGTAGATGCTCTTTCAAGTTTTTTAATATGCGTTGATTCAGAAGATAGAATTACAAGCGCAAACAAATCTTTTTGTGAGTATGTTAACATTAGTAGCAGCTCTATGCATGGGCAGTATTATAAAAATATTCCTCTTTTAAGCAATATTGGAATTAAAACAAGCTCGGTGAAGAATAACGAATTTTCATTTCTAGGTAAATACTACTTGTATTCATTGTTAGAGATGAATTATAAAGAATGCAGTTATCTTATAGTCATTGAAGATATTACAGATCAAAAAATAAGTCAACAGCAGGTATTGCAACAGAATAAAATGATAGCTTTGGGGCAACTTGCAGCAGGCGTGGCGCATGAGATAAGAAACCCTTTAGGCCTTATCCAAAATTACTGCTATATTTTAAAGACATATGTTATGACCAGCAATCCTGTTGCCAAGGACTCAATAGAAGTAATCGAATCTTCAGTTGAGAGAATGGATGGAATTGTAAATAATCTTCTAAACTTTTCTCGATCAGGCAACGGTAAATTATCATGTATTGATATTAAGAAATTTATTAATGATATTACTTCAATGGAAAATAAGTTCAGGCTAAAAAGTAATATTACAGTAAGCATAAACTGTAGCAAAGACATTAAATTTCTTACAATTGAAGAGAGTATGAAGCACATATTTTTAAACCTTTTTTCAAATGCTGCAGATGCCATGCCTGATGGTGGGAAAATAATAATTGACTGTGTAATGGAAGAGGACTATTTGTATGTTGATTTTAGCGATGCAGGATGTGGGATAAGCGATGAAAGCATTGAACGAATCTTTAATCCATTTTTTACTACCAAGAGTTCGGGTCATGGAACAGGGTTGGGATTGTATATAGTATATAACGAGGTTCAGAAGCTGGGAGGAGAAATTAGGGTTGAAAGCCACATGGGAAAGGGAACTGTATTTAAGATGAAATTTCCAGTTGTTAAGGAGATGCGAGAAAATGTATGA
- a CDS encoding sigma-54 dependent transcriptional regulator, with protein sequence MYDFKVLIVDDEEDFRKVYKLMLEYKGYSVSTAESGEQCLDFLKTESYDLVLTDLKMNGIDGVELLKKIKELGYGCEVILVTAFSTVENAVTAMKLGAFGYFIKGQDPQILLKEIEKLVTILRLKDENARNSQTNFKYLLDTKSEKFREVLRISKKAAEGNSNILILGESGTGKEVIAKFIHSCSSRRDKNFVAVNCQAFSENLLESELFGHEKGAFTGATEKRIGRFEEADKGMLFLDEIGEISQSIQVKLLRVIENKIIERIGSNKEIDIDIKLISATNKDLFKEICQGGFREDLFYRINTITVYVPPLRERREDIPAFIDFFLKYYENEMKKKIISIDSSLMEILINYNYPGNIRELKNIIERLVVLSDNGILEKRDLPVIRERNDNMDETGSRLKTLRDVRQDAEIKHIKHVLMKCGNNISEASRILDISRRQLYNKLHEYNIELKL encoded by the coding sequence ATGTATGATTTTAAAGTGCTTATTGTAGATGATGAAGAAGATTTCAGAAAGGTATATAAGCTAATGCTTGAATATAAAGGCTATTCTGTTTCGACGGCTGAATCGGGTGAACAATGTTTAGATTTTCTTAAAACAGAGTCATATGATTTGGTTTTGACAGATTTGAAGATGAACGGGATAGACGGTGTTGAGCTCTTAAAAAAAATAAAAGAGCTGGGCTACGGGTGTGAAGTGATTTTGGTAACTGCGTTCAGCACTGTGGAAAACGCGGTTACAGCAATGAAGTTAGGAGCTTTTGGATATTTTATTAAAGGACAGGATCCTCAAATATTGCTTAAAGAAATAGAAAAGCTTGTAACAATTTTACGTTTAAAAGACGAAAATGCAAGAAACAGTCAGACGAATTTTAAATACCTTCTCGATACTAAAAGTGAAAAGTTTCGAGAGGTTCTTCGAATATCAAAAAAAGCTGCTGAGGGAAATTCTAATATCCTTATCCTTGGAGAATCCGGAACAGGCAAAGAAGTAATTGCCAAGTTTATACACAGTTGCAGCAGCAGAAGAGATAAGAATTTTGTTGCTGTGAATTGTCAGGCATTTTCAGAAAATCTTCTTGAATCAGAGCTTTTTGGGCATGAAAAAGGTGCTTTTACAGGAGCAACTGAAAAAAGAATAGGAAGATTTGAAGAGGCAGATAAAGGGATGTTATTTCTTGATGAAATAGGAGAAATATCACAAAGTATACAAGTAAAGCTTTTGAGAGTAATCGAAAATAAGATTATAGAAAGAATAGGAAGCAATAAGGAAATAGATATTGACATAAAGCTGATCAGCGCCACAAATAAAGATCTATTTAAAGAAATATGCCAAGGTGGTTTTAGGGAAGATCTTTTTTATAGGATAAATACAATTACTGTTTATGTTCCACCCTTGAGGGAAAGAAGAGAAGACATTCCTGCTTTTATAGATTTTTTTCTGAAATATTATGAAAATGAGATGAAGAAAAAAATAATAAGTATTGACAGCAGTCTTATGGAAATACTGATCAATTATAATTATCCGGGTAATATAAGGGAGTTAAAAAATATAATTGAGAGATTGGTAGTGCTAAGTGATAACGGAATTTTGGAAAAAAGAGATTTGCCTGTTATTCGAGAAAGAAATGATAATATGGATGAAACAGGTTCAAGATTGAAAACTTTGAGAGATGTTAGACAAGATGCAGAAATTAAACACATCAAGCATGTGCTAATGAAGTGCGGCAATAATATCAGTGAGGCTTCAAGAATTTTAGATATTAGTAGAAGGCAACTGTATAATAAATTACATGAGTATAATATTGAACTTAAATTATGA
- a CDS encoding sodium:alanine symporter family protein: MEKILQINDFVNSIVWGPYMIALLVGTGIFLSIRLGFPQVVDFKDIMNKTVGKMFKKKSGIEGDITSGQAGLTAIAAVVGTGNIAGIATAIAIGGPGAVFWMWVSAFFGMATKFSEIALGIKYRERMKDGSIAGGAMYYLDKGLHNKFLSYFFSIMVIITYFIMGAVVDTNSVALSVQEQWGIKPLITGIVLSIATGIVILGGIKRMGQVCEFLTPFMGGLYILAGIFVLILNFKEVPGALGAIFSNAFTPISATGGFAGATLGKIIKIGFARGLFSNEAGMGSSPIIHSSAQVDHPVEQAIWGVAEVFIDTIIIGTITAVTIIISGEWTTGVSGVALTMRAFNVALPGNIGSYIVLGSALLFGYSCLISVNYYCERAGEYIFGPKCIKPIRYLWIIFIVIGSMGGLEFVWSLADTANGLMAIPNLIGLIFLSGIVVKLKKEYFQKNNEENDLSTN; the protein is encoded by the coding sequence ATGGAAAAGATTTTGCAAATCAATGATTTTGTGAACAGCATTGTGTGGGGGCCGTACATGATTGCTCTGCTGGTAGGAACCGGAATTTTTTTGAGTATTCGCTTAGGCTTTCCGCAGGTTGTTGATTTCAAAGACATAATGAACAAAACTGTTGGCAAAATGTTCAAAAAGAAGTCAGGAATAGAGGGAGACATTACTTCGGGCCAGGCAGGCCTTACTGCAATAGCTGCTGTGGTTGGAACAGGAAATATTGCAGGAATTGCTACTGCTATAGCGATTGGCGGACCTGGAGCTGTATTTTGGATGTGGGTATCTGCATTTTTTGGAATGGCTACTAAGTTTTCTGAGATAGCCCTCGGTATTAAATACCGTGAGAGGATGAAAGATGGTTCAATAGCCGGAGGCGCAATGTACTATCTTGATAAAGGACTTCATAATAAATTTTTATCTTATTTTTTCAGCATAATGGTTATTATAACATATTTTATAATGGGAGCAGTGGTAGATACAAACTCCGTGGCACTATCTGTACAAGAGCAATGGGGAATTAAACCGTTAATCACTGGTATAGTGTTGTCTATTGCAACTGGAATAGTAATATTGGGAGGAATTAAGAGAATGGGGCAGGTATGTGAGTTCCTTACACCTTTTATGGGAGGACTTTATATACTCGCTGGAATATTTGTTCTAATTCTTAATTTCAAAGAAGTCCCGGGAGCATTGGGAGCGATATTTTCAAATGCATTCACCCCAATATCAGCAACAGGTGGTTTTGCAGGAGCTACTTTAGGAAAAATTATTAAAATTGGTTTTGCTCGAGGGCTTTTTTCAAATGAAGCAGGAATGGGAAGTTCCCCTATTATTCACAGTAGTGCCCAAGTTGACCACCCGGTTGAACAAGCTATTTGGGGTGTAGCGGAGGTATTTATTGATACAATTATCATTGGCACTATAACAGCGGTTACAATCATTATTTCCGGCGAATGGACAACCGGAGTATCCGGCGTTGCTCTAACAATGAGAGCATTCAATGTGGCTCTACCTGGGAACATAGGAAGTTATATAGTACTTGGGTCTGCGCTGTTATTTGGGTACTCATGCCTTATATCTGTTAACTATTATTGTGAAAGAGCAGGGGAGTATATCTTTGGACCAAAATGTATTAAACCTATAAGATATTTATGGATAATCTTCATAGTTATAGGATCAATGGGTGGCTTAGAGTTTGTATGGTCTCTTGCGGATACAGCAAATGGTTTGATGGCAATACCGAACCTTATAGGTCTTATATTCCTCAGTGGGATAGTAGTAAAACTTAAAAAAGAGTATTTTCAAAAAAACAATGAAGAAAATGATTTATCAACTAATTAG
- a CDS encoding arsenate reductase ArsC has translation MSNKPKVAFICVHNSCRSQIAEALGKHLASDVFESYSAGTETKARINQDAVRLMKKIYGIDMEKTQYSKLVTELSDIDITIKMGCNVVCPFLPSKYEEDWGLEDPTGKSDADFEMVIAEIDKKVIELAEKIRNGNLY, from the coding sequence ATGAGCAATAAACCAAAGGTAGCATTTATATGTGTTCACAATTCATGCAGAAGTCAGATAGCAGAAGCACTGGGCAAACATCTGGCAAGTGATGTTTTTGAAAGTTATTCAGCTGGAACGGAGACTAAAGCAAGGATTAACCAAGATGCTGTTAGGTTAATGAAAAAGATTTATGGTATAGATATGGAAAAAACACAGTATTCTAAGTTAGTTACTGAGCTTTCCGACATTGACATAACAATTAAAATGGGGTGCAATGTAGTCTGCCCGTTTCTTCCAAGCAAATATGAAGAAGACTGGGGATTGGAAGACCCTACAGGCAAAAGCGATGCGGATTTTGAAATGGTTATAGCTGAAATAGATAAAAAAGTGATTGAACTCGCAGAGAAAATTAGAAATGGAAATTTGTATTGA
- a CDS encoding helix-turn-helix transcriptional regulator, producing MMIDILKALADETRLRILSQVFKGEMCVCEIEHCLGLTQSNASRHLTVLKKAGILDSYKNAQWTYYKISDGFIDDNKELYDYLKRKICTLSSYEDDGAKFECCKQQDLCNK from the coding sequence ATGATGATAGATATTTTAAAGGCGTTAGCTGATGAAACAAGGTTAAGGATTTTATCACAAGTATTTAAAGGTGAAATGTGCGTGTGTGAAATTGAGCATTGTCTTGGACTTACTCAGTCTAACGCATCAAGACATTTGACGGTACTTAAAAAGGCGGGTATTTTAGATAGCTATAAAAATGCGCAGTGGACATATTACAAAATAAGTGATGGATTTATAGATGACAATAAAGAGCTATATGATTATCTAAAAAGAAAAATATGCACACTTTCCAGCTATGAAGATGATGGTGCTAAATTTGAATGCTGCAAGCAGCAGGATTTGTGCAATAAATAA